Proteins from a single region of Flaviflexus salsibiostraticola:
- the dhaL gene encoding dihydroxyacetone kinase subunit DhaL: MAETVNAEQLRQILSAACQAIVDAREELGEADRATGDGDHGTGMARGFGAALAALKDAELPTVGEAFKTVGAAVLNTSGGASGAVFGTMFRAPAKGLDGDTLDDAGFAEALEVSAEKVRSRGKAEPGQKTMLDALIPAAEAARGAVGQGLPAVARAAAEAAERGSEATKDMVAKVGKAKSLGERSLGHRDPGSISVTILLNAIAEGIEAA, translated from the coding sequence CAACGCTGAACAGCTCCGCCAGATCCTCTCGGCTGCGTGCCAGGCGATCGTCGACGCCCGCGAGGAGCTCGGCGAAGCCGACCGCGCGACCGGCGACGGCGACCACGGCACCGGCATGGCCCGAGGGTTCGGGGCGGCGCTCGCCGCCCTCAAGGACGCCGAGCTGCCGACCGTGGGAGAGGCGTTCAAGACCGTCGGCGCGGCCGTGCTCAACACGAGCGGCGGAGCCTCCGGCGCCGTGTTCGGGACGATGTTCCGGGCACCCGCCAAGGGCCTCGACGGGGACACGCTGGACGATGCCGGGTTCGCCGAGGCCCTCGAGGTCTCGGCCGAGAAGGTCCGCTCACGAGGCAAGGCCGAGCCGGGCCAGAAGACCATGCTCGACGCCCTCATCCCCGCCGCCGAAGCCGCCCGCGGAGCGGTCGGCCAGGGCCTGCCGGCGGTCGCCCGCGCAGCGGCCGAAGCGGCCGAACGCGGATCCGAGGCGACGAAGGACATGGTCGCCAAGGTCGGCAAGGCCAAGTCGCTGGGGGAGCGGAGCCTCGGCCACCGTGACCCCGGCTCGATCTCGGTCACGATCCTCCTCAACGCCATTGCGGAGGGCATCGAGGCCGCATAA